In a single window of the Salmo trutta chromosome 23, fSalTru1.1, whole genome shotgun sequence genome:
- the LOC115159792 gene encoding disabled homolog 2-interacting protein isoform X4, with product MENLRRAVHPNKDNSRRVENMLKLWIIEAKDIPAKKKYFCELCLDDTLYARTTCKLKTDNVFWGEHFEFNNLPAAKSITVHLYKDSDKKKKKDKNNYIGLVNIPVATVTGRQFMEKWYPVSTPTPNKGKTPGPMIRIKACYQSMNILPMEMYKEFAEYTTNNYMLLCSVLEPGISVKNKEEMASALVHILQSTGKAKDFLTDLMMSEVDRCGENEHLIFRENTLATKAIEEYLKLVGQKYLQDALGEFIKALYESDENCEVDPSKCSSNDLQEHQSNLKMCCELAFCKIINSYCVFPRELKEVFASWRQECSSRGRPDISERLISASLFLRFLCPAVMSPSLFNLMQEYPDDRTARTLTLIAKVTQNLANFAKFGSKEEYMSFMNQFLEHEWTNMQRFLLEISNPETISNTAGFEGYIDLGRELSTLHNLLSEVVSTMDQSSASKLGPLPRILREVNTALTNPSSMTMNMTAPSSSDRMGSPPNAGAGCSISTGLQKMVIDNDLSGLVDFTRLPSPTPENKELFFVTRNAGIQPTPARSSSYSESNEPDLGIANGSKSLSMVDLQDPRSLESGPGPGPSDGLGEGIVPGGVWSARTPQGNITGGPTLRRPVQTPTTPGSESAPGRPAQLLAPLSFQNPVYQMAAGLPLSPRGLADSGSEGHSSHSSHSNNEDGPGGGGGIHNSFLNHGVGGGGSSVEEFARRSGEFIGTRRQLSLTEAQHQPTVPRQNSAGPQRRIDQPPPQTIITRGRTPPNLLNSGPYPRPSSSSMMSSPDWPGNGARLRQQSSSSKGDSPETKQRAQHKQAPSPVKPNALDRTAAWLLNMNVQYVDHEGMDPESRNREDLTQAEKYQQEIVVLQEKLRVSVQKLEEYEARLKGQDDGAQKVLMEYQARLEESEERLRRQQDDKDLQMKGIISRLMSVEEELKKDHNDMQAVVDSKQKIIDAQEKRIVSLDAANARLMSALTQLKERYSMQTRNGISPTNPTKLQITENGEFRNSSNC from the exons GACAACAGCCGTCGGGTGGAGAACATGCTGAAGCTGTGGATCATCGAAGCCAAGGACATTCCGGCCAAGAAGAAGTACTTCTGCGAGCTGTGTCTGGACGACACCCTGTATGCCCGCACCACCTGCAAGCTCAAGACCGACAACGTCTTCTGGGGCGAGCACTTTGAGTTCAACAACCTCCCGGCTGCCAAGAGCATCacggtccacctctacaaggactcggacaagaagaagaaaaaagacaAGAACAATTACATCGGACTGGTCAACATCCCAGTCGCCACGGTGACGGGGAGGCAGTTCATGGAGAAGTGGTACCCTGTAAGCACTCCGACGCCCAACAAGGGGAAGACGCCGGGGCCCATGATTCGGATCAAGGCCTGCTACCAGAGCATGAACATCCTGCCTATGGAGATGTATAAGGAGTTTGCAGAGTACACCACCAATAACTACATGTTGCTGTGCTCTGTGCTGGAGCCTGGCATCAGTGTGAAGAACAAGGAGGAGATGGCTTCTGCACTGGTCCATATTCTACAGAGCACCGGCAAGGCCAAG GACTTCCTGACAGACCTGATGATGTCAGAGGTGGACCGGTGTGGGGAGAACGAGCACCTGATCTTCCGAGAGAACACGCTGGCCACCAAGGCTATAGAGGAGTACCTCAAACTAGTGGGGCAGAAGTACCTACAGGATGCACtcg GTGAGTTTATCAAGGCGTTGTATGAGTCAGATGAGAACTGTGAGGTGGACCCGTCCAAGTGTTCGTCCAATGACCTGCAGGAGCACCAGAGCAACCTGAAGATGTGCTGTGAGCTGGCCTTCTGCAAGATCATCAACTCCTACTG TGTGTTTCCACGGGAACTCAAGGAGGTGTTTGCATCGTGGCGACAGGAGTGCAGTAGCCGGGGGCGACCGGACATCAGCGAGCGTCTGATCAGTGCGTCTCTGTTCCTACGTTTCCTGTGTCCGGCCGTTATGTCCCCGTCGCTTTTCAACCTGATGCAGGAATACCCTGATGACCGCaccgcacgcacactcacactcatCGCCAAGGTCACGCAGAACCTGGCCAACTTCgccaa gtTTGGCAGTAAGGAGGAGTACATGTCCTTTATGAACCAGTTCCTGGAACATGAGTGGACCAACATGCAGCGCTTCCTGCTGGAGATCTCTAACCCAGAGACCATCTCTAACACGGCAGGGTTCGAAGGTTACATAGATCTGGGACGGGAGCTGTCCACCCTGCACAACCTGCTGTCAGAGGTCGTCTCTACCATGGACCAG AGTTCCGCCTCCAAGCTAGGCCCCCTACCCAGGATCCTCCGGGAGGTGAACACAGCACTGACCAACCCGTCCAGCATGACCATGAACATGACCGCTCCGTCCTCCTCTGACCGTATGGGGTCACCGCCCAATGCCGGGGCAGGCTGCAGCATCTCCACCGGCCTACAGAAGATGGTCATCGACAATGACCTTTCAGG gttggTGGACTTCACCCGGTTACCTTCCCCCACCCCGGAGAACAAGGAACTCTTCTTTGTCACCAGGAACGCTGGGATCCAACCCACCCCGGCCCGCAGCTCTAGCTACTCTGAATCCAATGAGCCCGACCTGGGCATAGCCAACGGCAGCAAGAGCCTGTCCATGGTGGACCTCCAGGACCCCCGCAGCTTAGAGAGCGGCCCAGGCCCTGGCCCCTCAGACGGCCTGGGAGAGGGCATCGTTCCTGGGGGAGTGTGGTCGGCCCGAACCCCCCAGGGGAACATCACTGGAGGTCCTACTCTGAGAAGGCCCGTCCAGACCCCCACCACCCCCGGATCGGAGAGTGCCCCAGGCAGACCTGCTCAGCTTCTAGCCCCCCTGTCCTTCCAGAACCCTGTCTACCAGATGGCGGCAGGGCTGCCCTTGTCGCCGCGGGGCCTGGCCGACTCGGGTTCTGAGGGCCACAGCTCCCACAGTTCCCATAGCAACAATGAGGATgggccaggaggaggaggggggatacACAACTCCTTCCTGAACCACGGAGTAGGAGGTGGGGGGAGCAGCGTGGAGGAGTTTGCCCGTCGTTCGGGGGAGTTCATAGGCACGCGGCGGCAGCTGTCACTCACAGAGGCCCAGCACCAGCCCACCGTACCCAGACAGAATAGCGCCGGCCCCCAGCGCAGGATAGACCAGCCCCCTCCACAGACCATTATCACCAGGGGCCGCACGCCCCCCAACCTGCTCAACAGCGGGCCCTACCCGCGCCCCTCCAGCAGCAGCATGATGTCATCCCCCGACTGGCCCGGCAACGGGGCGCGGCTACGGCAACAGTCGTCGTCATCAAAAGGAGACAGCCCAGAGACCAAGCAGAGAGCCCAGCACAAACAG GCCCCCTCCCCAGTGAAGCCCAATGCGCTGGACCGTACGGCTGCCTGGCTGTTGAATATGAATGTTCAGTATGTAGACCATGAGGGGATGGACCCCGAGTCCAGAAACAGAGAGGATCTCACTCAGGCCGAGAAG tACCAGCAGGAGATCGTGGTCCTCCAGGAGAAGCTGCGTGTGTCGGTCCAGAAGCTGGAGGAGTACGAGGCTCGTCTGAAGGGTCAGGACGACGGTGCTCAGAAGGTTCTGATGGAGTACCAGGCACGGCTGGAGGAGTCTGAGGAACGCCTGAGACGACAGCAGGATGACAAGGACCTCCAGATGAAGGGTATTATTAGCAG gttaaTGTCGGTGGAAGAGGAGCTGAAGAAAGATCACAATGACATGCAGGCTGTGGTTGACTCCAAACAGAAGATCATTGATGCACAG GAGAAACGTATAGTGTCTCTGGACGCGGCCAACGCCCGTCTGATGAGTGCCCTGACCCAGCTGAAGGAGCGCTACAGCATGCAGACCCGCAACGGTATCTCCCCAACCAACCCCACCAAGCTCCAGATCACTGAGAATGGAGAGTTCAGGAACAGCAGCAACTGCTag